From one Pieris brassicae chromosome 5, ilPieBrab1.1, whole genome shotgun sequence genomic stretch:
- the LOC123710121 gene encoding uncharacterized protein LOC123710121 isoform X3: protein MKHKTAEVLESENEDDKDHKRVKSNEMSKQSAVKKLSSISKKQGTTTDSVALGHVELDTKKGSMTPTSQPIPQDVEALSGANFGEKENTQTGDTDSITEEISEGRTIKPSKKYSNWDTSHKNKELTWQEKQEEKGVIPEIDAKSQAWILERRASVGPCFRPGMPFEGPTGIAIHIPRKSMSTVRSSGININMSRKNLNSRSKINIKSEKSKELTEHDERDVLPQKNDCEVKFLSTLKEKLSSVHSKIKSVFNC from the exons ATGAAACATAAAACAGCAGAGGTTTTGGAGTCAGAAAATGAGGACGATAAGGATCACAAACGGG TTAAATCTAATGAGATGAGTAAGCAGAGTGCCGTTAAAAAATTATCCTCGATTTCCAAAAAGCAGGGCACGACGACCGATTCTGTAGCTTTGGGCCACGTCGAACTTGACACTAAG aaGGGTTCTATGACCCCCACATCGCAGCCAATTCCACAAGACGTCGAAGCTCTTTCGGGAGCCAATTTTGGCGAAAAGGAAAATACTCAAACAGGCGATACGGACAGTATTACAGAAGAAATCTCTGAAGGACGGACTATTAAACCATCtaagaaatattcaaattgg GACACATCACATAAGAATAAGGAACTTACTTGGCAAGAAAAGCAAGAAGAAAAAGGAGTTATTCCG GAGATAGACGCGAAGAGTCAAGCCTGGATACTGGAACGTAGAGCCTCTGTTGGACCCTGCTTTAGACCTGGAATGCCGTTTGAAGGGCCTACGGGAATCGCCATTCACATTCCAAGG AAGTCGATGAGTACCGTGCGGTCGTCTGGTATCAATATAAACATGTCTCGg aaaaacttaaatagccgatcaaaaataaacattaaaagtgAGAAATCAAAGGAACTAACAGAACATGACGAGAGAGATGTGTTACCGCAGAAg AACGATTGCGAAGTGAAATTTCTATCAACGCTGAAAGAAAAACTTAGCAGCGTACACagcaaaataaaaagtgtttttaattgttaa
- the LOC123710121 gene encoding uncharacterized protein LOC123710121 isoform X1 codes for MSEQDKKSGGTGTTPVVVEQTTNSRHKAPYRPNDIQDETDHHHKHSKAPAIQSVAEEMKHKTAEVLESENEDDKDHKRVKSNEMSKQSAVKKLSSISKKQGTTTDSVALGHVELDTKKGSMTPTSQPIPQDVEALSGANFGEKENTQTGDTDSITEEISEGRTIKPSKKYSNWDTSHKNKELTWQEKQEEKGVIPEIDAKSQAWILERRASVGPCFRPGMPFEGPTGIAIHIPRKSMSTVRSSGININMSRKNLNSRSKINIKSEKSKELTEHDERDVLPQKNDCEVKFLSTLKEKLSSVHSKIKSVFNC; via the exons ATGTCTGAGCAAGATAAAAAGAGTGGGGGTACAGGTACCACCCCCGTGGTGGTAGAACAAACTACCAACAGCCGACACAAGGCTCCATACCGGCCTAATGATATTCAAGATGAAACTGACCATCATCATAAGCATTCCAAAGCACCAGCTATACAAT CTGTTGCTGAGGAAATGAAACATAAAACAGCAGAGGTTTTGGAGTCAGAAAATGAGGACGATAAGGATCACAAACGGG TTAAATCTAATGAGATGAGTAAGCAGAGTGCCGTTAAAAAATTATCCTCGATTTCCAAAAAGCAGGGCACGACGACCGATTCTGTAGCTTTGGGCCACGTCGAACTTGACACTAAG aaGGGTTCTATGACCCCCACATCGCAGCCAATTCCACAAGACGTCGAAGCTCTTTCGGGAGCCAATTTTGGCGAAAAGGAAAATACTCAAACAGGCGATACGGACAGTATTACAGAAGAAATCTCTGAAGGACGGACTATTAAACCATCtaagaaatattcaaattgg GACACATCACATAAGAATAAGGAACTTACTTGGCAAGAAAAGCAAGAAGAAAAAGGAGTTATTCCG GAGATAGACGCGAAGAGTCAAGCCTGGATACTGGAACGTAGAGCCTCTGTTGGACCCTGCTTTAGACCTGGAATGCCGTTTGAAGGGCCTACGGGAATCGCCATTCACATTCCAAGG AAGTCGATGAGTACCGTGCGGTCGTCTGGTATCAATATAAACATGTCTCGg aaaaacttaaatagccgatcaaaaataaacattaaaagtgAGAAATCAAAGGAACTAACAGAACATGACGAGAGAGATGTGTTACCGCAGAAg AACGATTGCGAAGTGAAATTTCTATCAACGCTGAAAGAAAAACTTAGCAGCGTACACagcaaaataaaaagtgtttttaattgttaa
- the LOC123710121 gene encoding uncharacterized protein LOC123710121 isoform X4 codes for MSEQDKKSGGTGTTPVVVEQTTNSRHKAPYRPNDIQDETDHHHKHSKAPAIQSVAEEMKHKTAEVLESENEDDKDHKRVKSNEMSKQSAVKKLSSISKKQGTTTDSVALGHVELDTKKGSMTPTSQPIPQDVEALSGANFGEKENTQTGDTDSITEEISEGRTIKPSKKYSNWSDDEEAGGLPRSESRASRVSRVVRQFFCCGVPYEAPSEENISSGRAFGQGI; via the exons ATGTCTGAGCAAGATAAAAAGAGTGGGGGTACAGGTACCACCCCCGTGGTGGTAGAACAAACTACCAACAGCCGACACAAGGCTCCATACCGGCCTAATGATATTCAAGATGAAACTGACCATCATCATAAGCATTCCAAAGCACCAGCTATACAAT CTGTTGCTGAGGAAATGAAACATAAAACAGCAGAGGTTTTGGAGTCAGAAAATGAGGACGATAAGGATCACAAACGGG TTAAATCTAATGAGATGAGTAAGCAGAGTGCCGTTAAAAAATTATCCTCGATTTCCAAAAAGCAGGGCACGACGACCGATTCTGTAGCTTTGGGCCACGTCGAACTTGACACTAAG aaGGGTTCTATGACCCCCACATCGCAGCCAATTCCACAAGACGTCGAAGCTCTTTCGGGAGCCAATTTTGGCGAAAAGGAAAATACTCAAACAGGCGATACGGACAGTATTACAGAAGAAATCTCTGAAGGACGGACTATTAAACCATCtaagaaatattcaaattgg TCAGATGACGAAGAGGCAGGCGGGCTGCCGCGCAGCGAATCGCGAGCATCGCGCGTTTCCCGCGTGGTTCGACAGTTTTTCTGTTGCGGCGTGCCTTACGAAGCTCCGTCCGAAGAAAACATCTCATCGGGACGAGCTTTTGGTCAAGGAATATAA
- the LOC123710120 gene encoding uncharacterized protein LOC123710120 → MEYKQSPSKKKSLIHDEKLIRDLDYDSIQGGVSHRAPKKPLLLEISQKGSTFRKSSQKVLVSIKPRAPAIKTIYIAEKRFHSKKHSEKSGSRLAIGDHSSFAYDYSEEDSSVAKIIPCISNSCKTVKIKVDKQSPPSSTIEGTSTAVSKCATSSSSRDVTVYRRRRRNSEKCYMYTHPHMTINVPKLETVTENSKNIPYKTNIGALVVTNSSSDDTISGKNIESIHKRIDWLEQRILRQEMVLRTLDPNIQLSSTEEETENEKEKPFLQADPGCSYVEYSHIPETSAFQRYAQPPAPLSPSKATTIQKEHNSEQYGRDFTLYDGITARGRRQCASVPCKRDDIPKLAAERVHKIRHKLNPVRDYRLMDTVHYLAQGEFAPRDDGIKLTPSREAVLSDIIWEDVCRTHWPNTRLGRRITHPERYGPRSELQRLIDSLLRERVAHVERRRRRHYRIVKLNNRHEHCRAVGKTGDIIVASNKNRPEGAENGGSDTEKTERHEDKGCRKESSKSHLIYPESRRRVYTHEECTPGPSHANRSGNKQSTCCYRTSSPSNKNKGPENQETNGSSVIASKCRPKQPKLVIKKSTGRSKFHPQEPNLEHYILLPTLVIRTPSNVKRQKKFNELYHKILNKTTIKNEPELNYNAENPEINSDPNKKNIGLNINITLSESEEKLHYK, encoded by the exons ATGGAATATAAACAGTCACCATCTAAAAAGAAATCATTGATTCATGacgaaaaattaataagagaCTTGGATTACGATTCAATACAAGGAGGAGTTTCTCATCGAGCTCCCAAAAAACCTCTTCTTTTAG aaatttcaCAAAAGGGTTCAACATTCCGGAAGTCTTCCCAAAAAGTACTAGTTTCAATTAAACCTCGAGCGCCAGCtatcaaaacaatttatattgcaGAAAAAAGATTTCATTCCAAAAAG CACTCTGAAAAATCTGGTTCTAGATTAGCAATAGGAGATCATTCGTCATTTGCATACG attatagTGAAGAGGATTCTAGTGTAGCAAAAATCATTCCATGTATTTCAAATTCATGCAAAACAGTTAAGATCAAAGTTGATAAACAATCTCCACCAAGCAGTACAATTGAAGGAACTTCGACAGCTGTCTCAAAATGTGCTACGTCTAGCTCATCTCGAGATGTTACAGTCTATCGACGAAGGCGTAGAAATTCTGAAAAATGCTACATGTACACTCATCCCCATATGACAATTAATGTTCCTAAACTTGAAACAGTAACtgaaaattctaaaaatatccCATATAAAACCAACATTGGCGCTTTAGTAGTCACAAATAGTTCCTCTGACGATACAATATCaggtaaaaatatagaaagcATACACAAAAGAATAGATTGGCTTGAACAGAGAATATTAAGACAAGAGATGGTGCTTAGAACGCTCGATCCTAATATCCAGTTATCTTCTACCGAAGAAGAAACagaaaatgaaaaagaaaagcCGTTTCTTCAAGCCGACCCGGGTTGCAGTTATGTCGAATACAGCCACATTCCAGAAACTTCTGCATTTCAACGTTATGCTCAACCACCAGCCCCTCTTTCCCCTAGTAAAGCTACAACAATACAGAAAGAACATAATTCAGAACAATACGGACGGGATTTCACTCTTTATGACGGTATAACTGCTCGAGGAAGAAGACAATGTGCTTCAGTTCCATGCAAACGTGATGACATCCCCAAACTAGCCGCAGAAAGAGTTCATAAAATTCGTCATAAACTAAATCCTGTACGTGACTATAGACTGATGGACACCGTTCATTATCTTGCTCAAGGAGAGTTTGCCCCTCGCGATGACGGTATCAAATTAACTCCTTCGCGTGAAGCTGTATTAAGTGATATCATTTGGGAGGACGTGTGTCGAACACACTGGCCAAATACTAGACTTGGCCGCCGGATAACACATCCAGAAAGATATGGCCCCCGGTCCGAACTGCAAAGACTGATTGACAGCCTTTTAAGAGAAAGAGTTGCTCATGTAGAACGTAGGCGACGGCGGCATTACCgaatagttaaattaaataatcgcCACGAACATTGTCGGGCCGTTGGCAAAACAGGTGATATTATTGTTGCAAGCAATAAGAATAGGCCAGAAGGTGCGGAAAATGGTGGTAGTGATACGGAGAAGACTGAGCGCCACGAGGATAAAGGTTGCCGAAAGGAATCGAGTAAAAGTCACTTAATATATCCTGAAAGTCGTCGCCGTGTCTATACACATGAAGAGTGTACTCCGGGGCCTAGCCATGCAAATCGGTCTGGTAACAAACAATCCACCTGTTGCTATCGAACTTCTAGTCCTAGTAATAAGAATAAAGGCCCAGAGAACCAAGAAACTAACGGGAGTAGTGTAATTGCTTCAAAATGTAGACCAAAACAGCCTAAGCTTGTCATAAAGAAGAGTACTGGGCGTTCTAAATTTCACCCCCAAGAACCAAATCTTGAACATTACATACTATTACCGACACTAGTTATCCGTACACCGTCGAATGTGAAGAGGcagaagaaatttaatgaattgtaTCACAAGATTTTGAACAAAACTACAATTAAAAACG AACCCGAATTAAACTACAACGCCGAAAATCCCGAAATAAACTCCGATCctaataaaaagaatattggcttaaatataaacataacacTATCGGAAAGCGAAGAAAAGTTGCACTACAAGTAG
- the LOC123710121 gene encoding uncharacterized protein LOC123710121 isoform X2: protein MSRCISVAEEMKHKTAEVLESENEDDKDHKRVKSNEMSKQSAVKKLSSISKKQGTTTDSVALGHVELDTKKGSMTPTSQPIPQDVEALSGANFGEKENTQTGDTDSITEEISEGRTIKPSKKYSNWDTSHKNKELTWQEKQEEKGVIPEIDAKSQAWILERRASVGPCFRPGMPFEGPTGIAIHIPRKSMSTVRSSGININMSRKNLNSRSKINIKSEKSKELTEHDERDVLPQKNDCEVKFLSTLKEKLSSVHSKIKSVFNC, encoded by the exons ATGTCACGTTGTATTT CTGTTGCTGAGGAAATGAAACATAAAACAGCAGAGGTTTTGGAGTCAGAAAATGAGGACGATAAGGATCACAAACGGG TTAAATCTAATGAGATGAGTAAGCAGAGTGCCGTTAAAAAATTATCCTCGATTTCCAAAAAGCAGGGCACGACGACCGATTCTGTAGCTTTGGGCCACGTCGAACTTGACACTAAG aaGGGTTCTATGACCCCCACATCGCAGCCAATTCCACAAGACGTCGAAGCTCTTTCGGGAGCCAATTTTGGCGAAAAGGAAAATACTCAAACAGGCGATACGGACAGTATTACAGAAGAAATCTCTGAAGGACGGACTATTAAACCATCtaagaaatattcaaattgg GACACATCACATAAGAATAAGGAACTTACTTGGCAAGAAAAGCAAGAAGAAAAAGGAGTTATTCCG GAGATAGACGCGAAGAGTCAAGCCTGGATACTGGAACGTAGAGCCTCTGTTGGACCCTGCTTTAGACCTGGAATGCCGTTTGAAGGGCCTACGGGAATCGCCATTCACATTCCAAGG AAGTCGATGAGTACCGTGCGGTCGTCTGGTATCAATATAAACATGTCTCGg aaaaacttaaatagccgatcaaaaataaacattaaaagtgAGAAATCAAAGGAACTAACAGAACATGACGAGAGAGATGTGTTACCGCAGAAg AACGATTGCGAAGTGAAATTTCTATCAACGCTGAAAGAAAAACTTAGCAGCGTACACagcaaaataaaaagtgtttttaattgttaa